Below is a genomic region from Ailuropoda melanoleuca isolate Jingjing chromosome 8, ASM200744v2, whole genome shotgun sequence.
aatgagaattttAGTCTCCAAGTAAGCCAATCCATGCATTAAAACTGTGTTTGAAAATTGTACTGTCACCTGATTTCCTCCAAGCTACTGACTtcatcaagagtcagttgctgcTTCCAGAGGAACTGGGAGGAAGGGGCACTAATCTAAGCAGCTACTCCGGGTGAATATGCCCCTATTTTACCACTTCCTTACCTCCCAGCCAagataagttctttttatttgaaagaccTCCAATTCTACGAGTATCTGTTAAATCagtactttactttttttattctaGTAGAAAATGACTTTGAgatctccaaaatatatcaaatgtGAATTTCCCATTCTTACTCCTTCAACATAATCTTCACATTGTTTCACACTTCCTTTAGAATGGCAGTTCCCCTCAAGTTTTCTTAAATAGCAATAGCTAAAGGTAAGTGATTATCTGATTTTTCCAGGATTCTTTCACTCAAGACCTCCCATCCCTCTGTACCACCGCTACATACCAGGATCCTGGTTTGTAGACACATCTGTGGTTCTGGGGCAGCACAGAGCTGCTTCCCTTCTTTCAGCTGCTGTTGAATGAACTTCTCATAGCTCTCAGGATTACTTTCAGCCAGATCATCTAGGAGGTTCCAGAACTGAGTAACTTGGGTGAGCAGACCCTTTGAGGAAGACTCCATGATTGAGGTAAACAGGCCTCTTGTGTCTGTGGAAAGATAGgacttgggggaggggcggggaagtCTGTGTAACTAatgattcatttcttcttttggagGGGGAGTAACAAACAGGTCAGGAATTGTTTTGGTGGAGTTAGCACCTATGTCTAAAAGACTGTGGCTTGGCACCACTTTTCTTTACCTTATTCTCTAATTATCTAGTCCCCCTTCTTAAGTTCTCAAGTTGTCCTCTTAGACAAGTCCTCACCTCTGCCTAGACTCTCACCAGCACTGAGGGTAGTCTGTTAAAGTCTGTACCCGGTGACCAATTCTCTTGTTCCAATACCCGGGTATTGGCTGATTGGTGCCTCACCAGTCCTGAAATTGCCAGAGAGCCAAAGGAGACTTCCTCATAGCTTAGTAGTTAAAAGTATGGATTCTGGGTCCAGAATGCCTAGATCCCAATCTTTATCATGTACTAGGTGTGGGACCTTGAGCAATGAAGTTATATATCAGTTTATTCTCCTCAAAGTGAAGACGATAATATCTATCTCgtagggttattgtgagaattaagtatGCTGATACAGAGGGGTTGAGACACTTCGTATACACTATGAGAATAATAATATCATCTGCGTCTAGAGATAACCTTCCTCTCACTCCTCTCCCACTGGAGAGACGTCCCATAGCAGCCACAGAATGAGGAAAAGAGGTTTGAGTTCCCCGAATACTATATTAGGGTTAAACTAAACGGGAAGCTTAACTAAAGTACAATCATCCCAGAGGTCGGCGAACCCACCTCTTCTCTCGGTTCCGTGACAAACCGCTATGCCTGTCACCTGGGTAACCGGACCGGGTACAACATCTAATTGGGTCCGGGAAGCTGCAGGAAGAAAGGATTTTTACATCCAGTTCCGGAATCTTCCCCTTCTGGTGTTGGGTTTGCTTTTCAGCTGAGGCCAACCCACTTCTTTTCCAGGAAGGCGCCCGCCTCCTTTCCGCACCTTTCGATCTCTAGAGGATGCTGGAAACTCTCCCCGTGGGAGTCTCTGGGTCTCCTGTAGGTGGGAAGAGTTTCTCCGGAGCACGACTTCCGGCCTGAAAGGGAAGCCCGCTCCCTTGTCTCCCAGACCgattcctcccccccaccctcccccccatccccgccACGCGAGGCTGCGGCGCACGGtatgggtgtgtttgtgtgtgtttgtatgggGAGGGCATTTGAAGGGAAGGTTACCGGGAGCTCCGTGGCCGCTGGGGGGCAGGGATCCCGGTGACAGACGGGGGTATTTTCTCTTACACTTGGAagcctcacccccgcccccccccccccggttcgGGCACTCTGGGTATTTCTTGGGGCCCTGTCGAGGGTTGTACCCGTCCAAAGCGTCCCCATTCCTTTCGGGAGAGCGAAGCCCAACCCTCGGGTCCGTCCCAGAGGAACGTGAGCGGGGCATGCCCGCGTCAAGCCGGCCGGCCGGATTCCGCGCCGGCGCAGCCTCCGGCCTCGGTCGGGAAAGAGATCTTCCTGTCGGTGTGGGCTGGGGGAAAGGCAGCCGTGGCCTGGGCCACGGGTGAGGGCAGAATAACCGGTGGGAAGGCTGCATTTTCACGAAGGACTCGGGTGAAGCTGAGAGCTGCCTTTGAGCCCTGACTCCTTGGCTTCCTGGGTCGGAGGAGATCTTGTAATGGAGTGGTTCTTCGTCTCACACTAGCAAGATGCCTGATTTCCTCAGGACCGAGGGGTGAGTGAGCGGTGGGGTGGTTGCACAAAACCACTGCTGCTACACGCTGAATATCCTTGTCATCTATTTTTGGAGGCTTctgtaaaaaatagaaagtaaaattcCCCTGAATGGAGAAATTTAGGGCGTCTCTGCATTTGATGTCAAATGCTGACATTTGTGGTCCCTGACATTGTCAGATCCAGGTATTTGCTTCATCACAAACTAATTTTGAGATTCAAAAGTTGATTTTTGATCTGAACCTTGTTTGCCTTGGGCTCTCTGGCCTGGGGAAACTTAAGGCTTAAGGGAATTTCATCCACAAAGTAGAAATGAAGATACTTGCCTCATATAAAACATgaggttgttttgaggattaaataaaatggtgCTCTTGAAGGCACTTAATTCTGTGCAGTTTGAAAGAACTTGGATGTCCACTATCTTACTGTACATTGTGGTCAGGCATTTTCCCCTTTTAAGGGAGAAGGGAAACGACCCCTCAGGACCTCTGACTTCTTGTTCAGTGATCTTTCCTTTACTTCATGCTTCTTTATAACACTGTAATAAAAGATAAGgtaataaaggaaattattattattaaatgttatttattgatttattttagattgAAGAATGTCCCGTGTTCCATTGGGGAAAGTCCTCCTGAGGAATGTCATCCGGCACACAGATGCTCACAATAAGGTGAGAGGTACAATCTGGTTATTCCTCAACATTTATTGGAGGCATACAGTGTGCCAAGCATGATTTTGGTAGTttggagatacaaagatgaataaaatagataattACAATCAATTTGATAAGTACTATAATAGAGACATATACAAGGTACTTCAGTGCACTGAGGAAGGAACAGTGAAATCTGCCTTGAGAAATTAGGAAAGGCTTCACAGAATGCGTGGTATTTGAGCTGCTATCTTTGAACTAGTTCTTGATGAACAGGTTCAATTTACCAGGTGTAAAAGATCATTCCAGACAGAACATCATGTACTCCCAGGGCAACAAAGAAAAGCATGAAGCACTTGGGGTGTGGCAAGAAAGCCTGGGCATCTGGAAAGCAGGGAATGTTGGGGGGTGGGTAGTGACAGAAGATGAAGCTCAAGTGGTAAATTAGAATTGGATTGTGATGCTTGGAGATTCGACTTTATCCTCTAAACGGTAAAGAAGTTATCAGATGTTTTTAAGTAGGGCATGAtatgattgtatttatattttagaaagatgttTTGTTAGCTGGGAGGGGATGATAGATCAGATGGAAGGAAACAGGAGAGACACCAGTTAGGCAGTTGCAGTGCTCCAGGTGATGGATGATGAGGAGTTCACATGGAAACAGTGACAGTAGGGATGAAGATGAGGAATTTAGGAGATAGAATCCAAAGGATTTGGTGACTAATTTAAACATAAAGGGTTATCTTTTGTTAATTGCAGCATAGTTGCAAAATTAATAAGGTGATAAGAGAGTCTATGCAGGGTTAAAGAGTTCTATTGCTGCAGAATTCTACATATTTGAGATTCACTGGGTCGGATTATTTAGCCATTTTAGAGAATCCTGAATTTGTTTCCCAGGTTCCTGATTATAATGCAGTCTGTAGTCTGtaatacaaaaattaatgcaGGGTATATTGTCAGTTAGTTTTCTGtgatataaaatattgtttttagtaattatgtttcttttcttttaaaaaaatctagattcaGGAGGAATCAGATATGTGGAAAATAAGAGAACTGGAGAAACAGATGGAAGATGCTTACCGGGGgaccaaaaggaaaatgttacCCAGTAGTTCAAGGTGAAGTTGGAGCTCTAAGAACCAAAATAATTCAGATCTTGTTCACAACCGTCAACtttcatttaaaagcattttagtGTGCTAAAAGTAGATGAGTTCAGTTCTGTGAATCTTTAAGTCTTCCTTCCTTCGTAAATCTAGACCCAAGCATAAAGGTAATGGCTATGATGCATATGGCTTAACTCTTAGTATTTATTTGCAGtggggaatttaaaaattctacctTGAACAACTTTAAGGATTCTGTGTATTTTGACCTTGTCTGGTGTCTTGTAAGATTTTCTGTTGCTATCTTATGGTCACTTAGCTATCATTTACTCCTTTTCCCTATTAGTCTTTGATTCTCTCTCAGCCTTTTCTTTAGCCCATCTGCTTCCTGTGTTCACCAAGTCACACAGCTTTTCACGTTacctttttaataatttcagtgtGAATATGCAGGATTATGCAAGCTTAGTTGTCTTGTTTGTGGAGGTATAGTAGTATCTGAGTATTGAGAACATTTCTTGGGCTTCATATGCCTGTTAGTGTAGAGCTATGTGTATGAAAAATGACTGTAGTAATAATGCCGATTTCTAAAGTCACCCAGGGAAATAATTAATAGTGAGATACTTAGAGTGAGTGTGCCTGTGTAGTACTCAGGCTTTGGAGTGTGATTGACTGTATGTGTGAAGGGCTTTAGACAAGAAAGTGTTCAGGGTATCCAAGGTAAAGAAGGCAGAgtctcaatataaaaataaatatctttgcaGTCTGTTTTCTTGCTGAAGATGGTCCTTTGAGAATTTAGAAGTAAAGTTAGTGCAGATGATAATTTGTCTTCTATTGGTTGTTCAATTCCAAGTGGCATTTCCAGGAACAAAATGTTGTTTTTAGTGTGAATTATTGATACCTGTCATGgtctaataaatctttaaaacataatcttTGTAGGGGCAGGGATTCTGATTGTCTCATTCCCTGCAGCTTGAACGGCACCTAGCATATAGGAGGCCCTTAAACATTTTTGATAATTGATTAGCTTGCTTAGTGACTTGTTAGTGGACCTTGTAAGCACAGGCTACATCTGTGGTTCTCAACTATTTTTCTACTCCGGCGTGCTCATGGGTTAGGCCTTGCTCCTAATATTACTATGATCTCACTATAGCAGGTTGCTGGTTTTGGGGAAAGGGTGTATGTCCCCAGCTGTGACTATGCTCTGCTTCCCTCTTTGCGTGTCCTCCTGCTTGAGAATCAGTGAGTGAGCTATAGCATTGCCACAGTCCATAAGTCATTTTGTCTGTATTCTGCAATAGGATGGTTAGTAATGGTCATATTTTCACTGGACAATTGTACAGACTTATAGAGAGGAACAGATCatgtctttttacatttttttttgcaacactaaatcagtggttttattttcctcttagcTTGTTCAGTGGGTTTTGTGCATGACATTCCATAAAGGAACCTCACAGATTGCttctaaatgtaaaaattcttctgtttttccttataGCCGGATGCGTAGTGATGGTTTTGATGAAGAAAGTCAAAGAGACTATTGGAGGCCAAAGAATGAAATTTCTGGGGCACTGGAAGATGATTTTCTTAAGGCTAAATCCTGGAATAAGAAGTTATATGATTATGAAGCTAATATGCCAGACAGGTTTGTGACAAAATTTTTGTGACCATTCATAACATTTGGACTAAGaatgtgtacttttaaaaattaattctctctagaaaaacttgcacacaaatgttcatagcataattataatggccaaaaagtaaaaacccaaatgtttatcaactgatgaatggataaacaaaatcaaGTACAGTAGTCCGCCCTTATTCatgggggatatgttccaagacccccagtggttACCTAAATCTGTGaatagtactgaaccctatgtatactgtgttttttcctgtacatacatacTTATGATAAAGTTAAATTTCTAAATTGGGTACAATAAGCAAGTAACAACTAAAAATAGAAcgattataacaatatactgtaataaaatttatgtgaatgtcatctctcaaatattttatttgtactgTACTCTTGTGaggatgtgagatgataaaatgcctacgtgataaGATGAAGTGAGGTCAATGAGGTAGGCATTTTgatgtagcattaggctactCCTGACCTCTGACAATATGACAGAAGGAGGGGGATTTGCTTCcagaaagcaaaactgcagataaggggggactaatggaatgttatttgatgataaaaggaataaagtactgataagTGCTACCATATGGATGAGCCTTGGAAACaggtgaaaaaagccagacacaaaggccacttattatgattctgtttatatgatatgtccagaataggcaaatccatagagacggAAATTAAATTTGTGGTTGCCATGGGCTACAggagagggaggaatggagagtgactgctaaggGATGGAGTTcctttttgggtgatgaaaatgttctgaaattagatagtggtgatggttgcacaactctgaatatactaaaagccactgaactgtacactttaaaagggtgaatttaatGGTATAGGAATTACACCTTAGTAAAATtgctatgtaaaaaaaatttgttcCATTATGGACAGCATTTTTACAAGTTGTTTTTGGAGAAGTACTTCACAGCTAAAGAGCAGAATAGAAGAGTTCCTTAGTGTTTCTTAAGAATGGCAAGTTCTCTTACAAATGGACAAAAGAATGCTTTGTGTCTGAAATGATAACACGCAGTACAGAAAATGTAGCCAACTAAGTTACTGAGCTTAAGGTGGGGTTGGCTCTACCGtatctttattttctgtgttctgcgTGGATGTCTGTGTCTGcatgtctaattttttttctaattttcaaaaatgtatgcATTGCTTTAATAGTACATGTAATGAAATATGTCATCTTACAGATGGGGTCACAGTGGTTATAAGGAGTTATACCCTGAAGAATTTGAAACAGACAGGTAAGGCAGGTAggcttactgaaaaaaaaaaaaagctggaagcTCTAAGATTAATTCCAAGTCTGAACTATAAATTGGGTTCCTAATTTTACAAAGGAGATAATGTTTGCCATTAACAATgtaactagaaaaataataggCAATTTAATTGGGAGATAACTGgtattttgccttttcctgattAATactctgcatatatatatagcatttagATTTTTATACATAGTATCCATACAGTAACTCAGTTTGGCAGATTAgaattttaatcttcattttaagaaaacaaaatgaggggggcgcctgggtggcacagcggttaagcatctggccttcggctcagggcgtgatcccggcgttctgggatcgagccccacatcaggctcctccgctatgagcctgcttcttcctctcccaatacccctgcctgtgttccctctctcgctggctgtctctatctctgtcaaaaaaaaaaaaaaactttaaaaaaaaaaaaaaaaaaaagaaaacaaaatgaggaaacaaaactCAGAGTGATAAAGTCTCATAGTGACCCTATGTCAAAGCTCTTAGTTAAAACTCAGATGTTaaccccaacttttttttttttaaagattttatttatttatttgatagagagagcatgaacagggggaggggcggaggtagaagcagacttcctgctgagcgggagcctgatgtggggctcaatcccaggaccctgagatcatgacctgagctgaaggcagatgctcaaccaactgagccactcaggtgcccctaaccccAACTTCTGTCTAGAATGCagaatagtaaaatataaatacactttttattttctatagtaaagcagtttttcttttttattagtaGTGATCAGCAGGATAttaccaatggaaaaaaaacatcTCCCCAAGCAAAATCGTCTACCCATGAGTCTCACAAACACAAGAAGTCAAAGAAATCTcacaaaaaaaagcagaaaaaaaagtcacacaaaaaacagaagaaaagcaaaaaagaagccACAGATATAACAGCAGATTCCTCAAGCGAGTTCTCTGAAGAAACTGGGGCTTCTAGTACCAGGAAAAGGAAACAACCACATAAGCGCAAGAAAAAATCCAGGAAAAAGTCTCTCAAAAAATCTGCTTTATTCTTGGATGGAGAAAGTGACACTTCCCAGTCGGATGATTCCGCATCCAGCAGTTCTGAGGAAGGTGAGGA
It encodes:
- the NKAPD1 gene encoding uncharacterized protein NKAPD1 isoform X2 yields the protein MSRVPLGKVLLRNVIRHTDAHNKIQEESDMWKIRELEKQMEDAYRGTKRKMLPSSSSRMRSDGFDEESQRDYWRPKNEISGALEDDFLKAKSWNKKLYDYEANMPDRWGHSGYKELYPEEFETDSDQQDITNGKKTSPQAKSSTHESHKHKKSKKSHKKKQKKKSHKKQKKSKKEATDITADSSSEFSEETGASSTRKRKQPHKRKKKSRKKSLKKSALFLDGESDTSQSDDSASSSSEEGEERDTKKTKRKKREKKVHIPVVNNEIQERTNKRTNWKVATDERSAESSEDD
- the NKAPD1 gene encoding uncharacterized protein NKAPD1 isoform X1, with translation MSRVPLGKVLLRNVIRHTDAHNKIQEESDMWKIRELEKQMEDAYRGTKRKMLPSSSSRMRSDGFDEESQRDYWRPKNEISGALEDDFLKAKSWNKKLYDYEANMPDRWGHSGYKELYPEEFETDSSDQQDITNGKKTSPQAKSSTHESHKHKKSKKSHKKKQKKKSHKKQKKSKKEATDITADSSSEFSEETGASSTRKRKQPHKRKKKSRKKSLKKSALFLDGESDTSQSDDSASSSSEEGEERDTKKTKRKKREKKVHIPVVNNEIQERTNKRTNWKVATDERSAESSEDD